A region from the Triticum aestivum cultivar Chinese Spring chromosome 3D, IWGSC CS RefSeq v2.1, whole genome shotgun sequence genome encodes:
- the LOC123075408 gene encoding uncharacterized protein, whose product MAMGAWSAMKKSLLMKLSVCLLIIAMANCARDIPDSVAEHPPGYIICGEISETWHGGLCAKRGTCNKPCRAEGYDAGYCAPFPFMTYCCCTQNCGMSSSLQPHRSSIQCN is encoded by the exons ATGGCCATGGGAGCGTGGTCGGCGATGAAGAAGAGCTTATTAATGAAGCTGAGTGTGTGTCTGCTGATCATCGCCATGGCTAACTGCGCTCGGGACATCCCTGACTCGGTTGCTGAGCACCCTC CCGGATACATCATCTGCGGCGAGATCAGCGAGACGTGGCACGGGGGGCTGTGCGCCAAGCGCGGCACCTGCAACAAGCCGTGCCGGGCGGAAGGGTATGACGCGGGCTACTGCGCCCCCTTCCCCTTCATGACCTACTGCTGCTGCACACAGAACTGTGGCATGTCGTCGTCTCTGCAACCACACAGGAGCAGCATTCAGTGCAACTAA